One Xenopus tropicalis strain Nigerian chromosome 8, UCB_Xtro_10.0, whole genome shotgun sequence genomic window carries:
- the LOC101732693 gene encoding olfactory receptor 1019-like — translation MDSKNQTVLKDFILMGLSNNPRVKLFLIIVFILVYCTTLTGNCSLIVLTRIIRELHSPMYMFICNLSILDITIPSVTVPKMLVGLLSERCHISYNGCFTQLYFYHFLGCAECLLLSIMGYDRYVAICHPLHYPQIMNKDACIRLASSCWITGIIYSSVHTILTASLSFCRSREVNHFFCDMPPLLKISCSDTTLNEIVILSLGGVVAGASFLLTVISYIYIISAILKIRSARGRKKAFSTCAAHLTVVSIFYATIIIMYLRPQSSHSLQHDKMLSVFHNVITPMLNPFIYSLRNKDVKDSIRKLFRKKMMG, via the coding sequence ATGGATTCAAAAAACCAAACTGTGCTAAAGGACTTTATTTTAATGGGACTTTCTAATAACCCCAGAGTAAAATTATTTCTTATCATTGTCTTTATTCTTGTCTATTGCACTACTTTGACAGGCAACTGTTCCCTAATAGTACTGACAAGGATTATACGAGAATTGCATTCTCCAATGTACATGTTCATTTGCAATCTGTCTATTCTTGATATCACAATTCCATCAGTCACCGTCCCCAAGATGCTGGTTGGTCTCTTGTCAGAGCGATGCCATATTTCCTATAATGGGTGTTTCACTCAGCTttatttttatcacttcttaGGTTGCGCTGAATGTTTACTGCTAAGTATTATGGGATATGATCGCTATGTGGCCATATGTCACCCTCTTCATTATCCACAAATTATGAACAAGGATGCTTGTATCCGTCTTgcttccagctgttggatcactGGCATTATCTACTCCTCTGTACACACCATACTCACTGCAAGTTTATCATTTTGCCGTTCTAGAGAAGTTAATCATTTTTTCTGTGACATGCCCCCGCTATTAAAAATATCTTGTTCCGATACAACATTAAATGAAATTGTCATCCTATCTTTGGGTGGTGTGGTGGCTGGGGCCTCATTTTTATTGACTGTTATAtcctacatttatattatttccgcTATTCTTAAAATCCGCTCTGCACGGGGCAGGAAGAAAGCTTTCTCAACCTGCGCGGCACACCTCACCGTTGTCTCCATTTTTTATGCGACAATCATCATCATGTACCTTAGGCCTCAATCCAGTCATTCACTACAGCATGATAAAATGCTCTCTGTTTTTCACAATGTGATAACTCCAATGTTAAATCCCTTCATTTACAGTCTAAGAAACAAAGATGTTAAAGATTCCATTCGAAAACTATTTAGGAAAAAAATGATGGGTTGA